Proteins found in one Paenibacillus sp. FSL R10-2782 genomic segment:
- a CDS encoding ABC transporter transmembrane domain-containing protein — MFSVLKNLSWFFKRERSRYSIGLFMLIAVGVVELVPPRLLGSAIDEIVRGSISWSSLWRYILYILGILTLIYYITYIWMHKLFGGANLVERLLRTRFMNHLLRMTPPFFERNRTGDLMARATNDLRSVASTAGFGMLTLTDSTVYLSVVLVAMGTLISWKLTLAAVLPLPFIALAMSIYGKAVHERYTLAQDAFGDMNDQVLESVAGIRVIRAYVQERMDEKRFADITDDVFRKNLAVARMDALFEPTIRLCVGLSYVIGLGYGIYLVFHNDITLGELVSFNMYLGMMIWPMFAIGELINIMQRGSASLDRVNETLNVEPDVQDAAQPVSVNHPESITMKDVTFRYPTSSVDNLLHVNLELKRGETLGVVGRTGSGKSTLLKQLLHEYPTGTGDILISGTRLEDIAVEQLHSWIGYVPQEQILFSKSVRENIQFGKPRADDDDIMEAIRTAAFDQDLGTLSDGLDTLVGEKGISLSGGQKQRVSLARAFIGDPDILVLDDALSAVDARTEARIIDNIRRKRSGKTTLISTHRLSAVEHADRIVVLEQGRIIEEGTHNELLQADGWYCQQYERQQVESVLTSGEVS, encoded by the coding sequence TTGTTTTCGGTACTCAAAAATTTAAGCTGGTTTTTTAAAAGAGAACGAAGCCGGTACTCGATTGGGCTGTTTATGCTGATAGCCGTTGGCGTTGTGGAGCTGGTTCCACCTCGACTGCTAGGCAGCGCCATTGATGAGATCGTACGCGGTTCAATTTCATGGTCCTCGCTCTGGCGTTATATTCTTTACATTTTAGGTATTCTTACTCTCATCTACTACATTACGTACATATGGATGCACAAGCTGTTTGGCGGTGCAAATCTGGTGGAACGCCTGTTGCGCACACGCTTTATGAATCATCTGCTGCGCATGACGCCCCCATTTTTTGAACGTAATCGTACTGGCGACCTGATGGCTCGTGCTACGAACGACCTTCGCTCCGTGGCTAGTACCGCGGGCTTTGGCATGCTGACGTTAACTGACTCTACAGTTTATCTGAGCGTCGTACTGGTCGCCATGGGCACCTTGATTAGCTGGAAACTGACGCTGGCGGCGGTTCTGCCCCTGCCATTCATCGCACTGGCAATGAGTATTTACGGCAAAGCCGTTCACGAACGCTACACGCTGGCACAGGATGCATTTGGAGATATGAACGACCAGGTGCTGGAATCCGTGGCAGGTATCCGGGTTATTCGCGCCTATGTACAAGAACGAATGGATGAAAAACGCTTCGCCGATATTACCGATGACGTATTTCGCAAAAATCTGGCGGTAGCTCGAATGGACGCTCTCTTTGAACCGACGATCCGCTTGTGCGTAGGACTTAGCTATGTTATCGGGCTCGGCTATGGTATTTATCTGGTATTTCATAACGATATCACGCTGGGTGAGCTGGTATCCTTTAACATGTATCTGGGGATGATGATTTGGCCGATGTTTGCCATTGGCGAGCTAATCAACATTATGCAGCGTGGCAGCGCTTCCCTGGACCGGGTGAACGAAACCCTTAATGTCGAGCCGGACGTACAAGATGCAGCTCAGCCTGTATCGGTTAACCACCCCGAGTCCATTACGATGAAAGATGTTACCTTCCGCTATCCAACCTCATCTGTTGACAATCTGTTACATGTGAATTTGGAGCTGAAACGTGGAGAAACGCTGGGTGTCGTCGGCCGAACAGGTAGCGGGAAATCCACCCTGCTCAAACAGCTACTGCATGAATACCCGACGGGCACCGGTGACATTTTAATCTCTGGCACTCGGCTGGAGGACATTGCAGTTGAACAACTGCACAGTTGGATCGGCTACGTGCCACAGGAGCAAATTCTGTTCTCCAAATCAGTGCGTGAGAACATCCAGTTCGGTAAACCGCGTGCAGATGATGACGATATCATGGAAGCGATTCGTACCGCAGCCTTTGATCAGGATTTAGGCACCCTGTCTGATGGACTGGACACACTCGTCGGAGAAAAAGGCATATCCCTGTCCGGCGGCCAGAAGCAGCGTGTTTCGCTGGCACGCGCCTTTATTGGCGATCCGGATATTCTGGTGCTAGACGATGCACTGTCCGCGGTTGATGCTCGAACAGAAGCACGCATTATTGACAATATCCGACGTAAACGCTCGGGTAAGACAACTCTGATCTCCACTCACCGTCTCTCGGCTGTAGAACATGCAGACCGGATCGTCGTGCTGGAGCAAGGACGCATTATTGAGGAAGGAACCCACAACGAGCTGCTTCAGGCGGACGGATGGTACTGTCAACAGTATGAACGACAGCAAGTGGAATCTGTTCTGACCTCAGGGGAGGTTTCCTAA
- a CDS encoding HesB/YadR/YfhF family protein — MSIQVTEPAAKWYIKELGLNRGDTIRFFARYSSGGGLHPGFSLGIAVEPPQHPVLQHEAAGITFYMEDQDYWYLKGHHLEVKYVEEHDDIIYTYAEEEQS, encoded by the coding sequence ATGAGCATACAGGTAACTGAACCAGCGGCAAAGTGGTACATCAAGGAGCTTGGTCTGAACCGTGGAGATACCATTCGTTTTTTTGCCCGCTATAGTTCAGGAGGAGGGTTACATCCAGGCTTCTCTCTGGGAATTGCCGTGGAGCCTCCGCAGCATCCCGTGTTACAACATGAAGCGGCTGGTATTACGTTTTATATGGAGGACCAGGATTACTGGTACTTGAAGGGGCATCACCTGGAAGTGAAGTATGTGGAGGAACATGACGACATTATTTACACGTATGCCGAGGAAGAGCAGTCTTAA
- a CDS encoding ADP-heptose synthase has protein sequence MSRQFVTEAVMVAIYGQLLTTPAPVEYIVPYTSLLELYEFQDSTEPLMDNPADDQHVKRKVSELISYFEEPLNQKKIRRALQMPWAKSLPILFDANTSLIIINAVDTAHYGEYFDPIETELVLTAQREELPILTDQLDWIHRIIEASVPVHVYDIDDFDFAVEGPMLNNP, from the coding sequence ATGTCCCGACAATTTGTAACGGAAGCTGTAATGGTTGCCATATATGGCCAACTGCTTACAACTCCCGCCCCTGTGGAATATATAGTACCTTACACGTCGCTGCTGGAGCTATACGAATTTCAGGATAGCACGGAACCGCTCATGGATAATCCTGCGGACGATCAGCATGTGAAGCGCAAGGTAAGCGAGCTGATCAGCTATTTCGAGGAGCCATTGAATCAGAAAAAAATCCGGCGTGCGCTTCAGATGCCCTGGGCCAAAAGCTTACCCATCCTGTTCGACGCCAACACCTCACTGATCATCATTAATGCCGTCGATACTGCGCATTACGGAGAATATTTCGATCCAATCGAGACCGAATTGGTGCTAACAGCCCAGCGTGAAGAATTACCCATTTTGACTGATCAACTGGACTGGATTCACCGCATTATTGAAGCTTCCGTTCCTGTACATGTGTACGACATAGATGATTTTGATTTTGCGGTGGAAGGTCCGATGCTTAACAACCCTTAA
- a CDS encoding DUF441 domain-containing protein, with protein MDYSSLILLVLAALGIVSGNSTVTIAMVVLLLLRATHFYTAFPWLEKYGLTIGIIILTIGVMTPLASGKISISQVMESFLNWKSLLAIAIGILVAYLGGRGVTLMSGQPIIVTGLLIGTVIGVAFFKGVPVGPLIAAGLLSLLIGRT; from the coding sequence ATGGATTACAGTTCACTCATCCTGCTGGTACTGGCTGCTCTTGGAATTGTCAGCGGCAACTCCACAGTCACCATTGCCATGGTCGTATTATTGCTACTGCGGGCAACCCATTTTTATACTGCTTTTCCCTGGCTCGAAAAGTATGGATTGACGATCGGGATCATTATTCTGACCATTGGTGTGATGACGCCGCTGGCCAGCGGTAAAATCAGTATTAGCCAGGTCATGGAGTCCTTCCTGAATTGGAAGTCACTGCTCGCTATTGCCATTGGCATCCTGGTAGCCTACCTTGGCGGCCGTGGAGTAACCCTGATGTCCGGACAGCCCATCATTGTGACGGGCTTGCTGATCGGAACCGTGATTGGTGTCGCCTTCTTCAAAGGCGTTCCTGTAGGGCCGTTAATCGCCGCCGGGCTGCTGTCGCTGTTAATAGGCCGCACCTAG
- a CDS encoding YpdA family putative bacillithiol disulfide reductase: protein MHDVVIIGGGPCGLSAAIECSRRGLQTVIIEKSNIVQSIFLYPTNMQFFSTAELLEIGDVPFSTPNDKPYRHEALAYYRKVAAHYNLNVRHYEKAKTITRQDDGTFTVHTVSKQGIAKTYSSRHVVVATGYFDHPNYLGIPGEQLDKVTHYFSEAHPYTGTRVAIIGGSNSAVDAAMELVRVGATIDMVYRRTELSEYIKPWVRPLFDSMVQKGKITLHLGARITEIRPDHVVVTPSEAEAFRLENDFVLALTGFHPERKLLESVGVHMAEDLDKPEYDPSTMETNIPGIYVAGVIASGSNANEVFIETGRWHGRQIAEHIQS, encoded by the coding sequence ATGCACGACGTAGTCATTATTGGAGGCGGGCCTTGCGGGCTGTCCGCTGCAATCGAATGCAGCCGCAGAGGCTTGCAAACCGTCATTATCGAAAAAAGTAACATTGTTCAATCCATTTTTCTGTACCCGACGAACATGCAGTTTTTCAGTACGGCTGAGCTGCTGGAAATTGGGGATGTTCCGTTCAGTACGCCTAATGACAAGCCTTATCGTCATGAAGCACTGGCGTATTACCGCAAGGTGGCGGCACATTATAACCTGAACGTCCGTCATTACGAGAAAGCAAAAACAATCACACGACAGGATGATGGTACATTTACTGTACATACGGTGAGCAAGCAGGGAATAGCCAAAACGTATTCGTCACGCCATGTCGTCGTGGCTACAGGATATTTTGATCATCCGAACTATTTGGGCATTCCCGGGGAACAATTAGATAAAGTTACTCATTATTTCAGTGAAGCTCATCCCTATACCGGTACACGGGTCGCAATCATTGGCGGCAGTAACTCTGCGGTGGATGCAGCGATGGAACTCGTACGCGTCGGAGCCACCATTGACATGGTGTATCGCAGAACCGAGCTGTCTGAATACATTAAGCCGTGGGTTCGTCCACTGTTTGACAGTATGGTACAAAAAGGAAAAATCACACTCCATCTGGGCGCGCGCATCACTGAAATTCGTCCAGATCATGTAGTGGTCACCCCCTCGGAGGCAGAAGCTTTCCGGCTCGAAAATGATTTTGTACTTGCACTAACCGGGTTCCACCCCGAACGGAAGCTACTGGAGTCTGTCGGTGTTCACATGGCTGAGGATCTGGACAAACCGGAATATGATCCTTCCACGATGGAGACCAATATACCGGGTATATATGTGGCGGGTGTCATCGCTTCCGGCAGTAATGCCAATGAGGTGTTTATTGAAACAGGCCGCTGGCACGGTCGCCAAATCGCTGAACATATTCAAAGCTAA
- a CDS encoding metalloregulator ArsR/SmtB family transcription factor: MQLDKIVNYHKALADPTRMRILLLLSRGEMHGQALAEKLNLSQPTVTHHASKLREAGLIKERRDKNTVFFTLNPELIRQYAEATVRFIFEKGEGEEELSEVNETLEATVLRNFFSKDGKLRQIPSQYKKKLIVLQMLAEKLEPGRVYPERELNEWIKQYHEDFATIRRELIMHHFMYREREMYELNPREMWTRWDQVR; the protein is encoded by the coding sequence ATGCAACTGGATAAAATAGTTAACTATCATAAAGCGCTTGCTGATCCAACGCGTATGCGTATATTGCTGCTCTTGTCACGTGGAGAGATGCATGGTCAGGCTTTGGCGGAAAAACTGAATTTATCCCAACCGACTGTCACGCATCATGCTTCCAAGCTCCGTGAGGCCGGATTAATCAAGGAACGGCGTGATAAGAATACGGTATTTTTCACACTGAATCCTGAACTGATCAGGCAGTATGCCGAGGCGACAGTGCGGTTTATTTTTGAAAAAGGAGAGGGGGAGGAAGAGCTGTCAGAGGTTAATGAAACGCTGGAAGCGACAGTTTTGCGCAATTTTTTTTCCAAGGACGGCAAGCTGCGTCAAATTCCCTCGCAGTACAAGAAAAAGCTGATCGTGCTTCAAATGCTGGCAGAAAAGCTGGAGCCGGGTCGCGTGTATCCTGAACGTGAGCTAAACGAGTGGATTAAGCAGTATCATGAAGATTTTGCGACGATTCGGCGTGAGTTGATTATGCATCATTTTATGTACAGAGAACGTGAAATGTATGAATTGAATCCTCGTGAGATGTGGACGCGTTGGGATCAAGTGCGCTAA
- the rsgA gene encoding ribosome small subunit-dependent GTPase A: MSIHEYGWSDYWNGFWDQWKQSFEERAENTQVRPARLIADYGQKVKLMTMEGERWGAASGKLRHANVDPAEMPAVGDWVAVTLPDGVSDAVIHAVLPRKSRISRQAAGLETKEQLIAANVDTLFLVNALNHDFNVRRLERYLIMAWNSGVDPVVVLSKSDLCPDVEERVAEAEGVAPGVPVIVISALQNEGREQLEAFLQPGRTVALTGSSGSGKSTIVNWLSGAEVQLTQDVREEDSRGRHTTTHRQLFPILKQAVLLDTPGMRELNLWDDSTGVANTFTDITEMAQRCRFADCKHQREAGCAVEEAVQRGELSESRVNNYRKMQRELEYQARKEADRRKKDQRSSTNQGRGGNRSGWRRDVEW; this comes from the coding sequence ATGAGTATACATGAATACGGCTGGTCTGATTACTGGAACGGCTTTTGGGACCAATGGAAACAAAGCTTTGAAGAACGAGCAGAAAATACACAGGTACGCCCTGCCCGACTAATTGCCGATTATGGTCAAAAAGTAAAGCTTATGACTATGGAAGGAGAACGCTGGGGAGCTGCTTCCGGCAAGCTGAGACATGCTAATGTTGATCCGGCGGAAATGCCGGCTGTGGGGGATTGGGTAGCTGTCACCCTGCCGGATGGAGTCTCGGATGCAGTCATTCATGCCGTGCTGCCACGTAAAAGTCGGATTTCTCGGCAGGCTGCGGGCCTTGAGACGAAGGAGCAGCTGATTGCGGCAAATGTAGATACCCTCTTTCTCGTCAATGCACTGAATCACGATTTTAATGTGCGCAGGCTGGAGCGGTATTTAATTATGGCGTGGAACAGCGGAGTTGACCCGGTCGTTGTACTGAGCAAAAGCGATCTTTGTCCCGATGTGGAAGAGCGGGTGGCAGAAGCGGAGGGAGTCGCTCCTGGTGTACCAGTCATCGTTATTTCCGCTTTGCAGAACGAAGGGAGAGAGCAACTGGAGGCGTTTCTTCAACCCGGACGCACAGTTGCCTTGACAGGCTCATCAGGCAGTGGCAAATCAACGATTGTGAACTGGCTGTCCGGGGCCGAAGTCCAGCTTACACAGGATGTGAGGGAAGAGGACAGTCGGGGGCGCCATACGACAACCCACCGACAGTTGTTCCCCATATTGAAGCAAGCCGTTCTGCTGGATACGCCGGGAATGCGTGAACTGAATCTGTGGGATGATTCCACTGGGGTCGCTAATACCTTCACGGATATTACGGAAATGGCACAAAGATGCCGTTTTGCAGACTGCAAGCATCAGAGAGAAGCGGGATGTGCGGTAGAGGAAGCAGTGCAGCGTGGGGAGCTGTCTGAATCCAGAGTGAACAATTATCGCAAAATGCAGCGGGAGCTGGAGTATCAGGCGCGTAAAGAAGCAGATCGGCGGAAAAAGGATCAACGATCAAGCACAAATCAGGGCCGAGGCGGTAATCGAAGTGGCTGGAGACGTGATGTGGAGTGGTGA
- a CDS encoding L,D-transpeptidase, protein MPNYSIVVSLSDRRLYLKDGDQTVLSYPVGIGKIATQTPHGQFTIINKQPNPGGPFGAFWMGLSKPHYGIHGTNEPWSIGNLVSHGCIRMQNKDVLELQEKVSIGTPVTIQP, encoded by the coding sequence ATGCCGAATTATAGTATCGTGGTGAGTTTGTCGGATCGTCGTCTGTACTTAAAAGATGGCGATCAGACTGTACTTAGTTATCCGGTCGGAATTGGTAAAATCGCTACACAGACACCGCACGGACAATTTACCATCATCAATAAACAGCCCAATCCCGGCGGCCCCTTCGGAGCGTTCTGGATGGGGCTGTCCAAGCCGCATTACGGCATCCACGGCACCAATGAGCCCTGGTCCATTGGCAACCTGGTGTCGCATGGTTGCATACGTATGCAGAACAAGGATGTGCTGGAGCTTCAGGAGAAGGTGAGTATTGGCACGCCGGTCACCATACAGCCTTAG